The window TAGTCTTCGGTTGACTTCGATAGCACCTCTGCCAACAAAATCGGATTCATCACGGTGTCCTTGCGCCCCGGTTTTAATTCCAAGGGATCGCGTGTCACCATCACATCGGGGTAGGTGTAGCGATCAGCTTCAGGAATCCACAGCCGTTGATCACTCGAAAACACATCGTAGGGCTGACGTTTTAAGCCCATCTTTAAAATCACGGCAAGATTGACAATAATTCGATTGTGGTTAGGTGTGCCGCCCGTCATGGGAGTGATCATTCCTCGATCGTAGTCGTGGCGTTGCTCAGAGCGAGTATCTAGGGCAAAATAGTCGTCCTCCGTTTGTTTTGGGGGACTCGAAATGGGCTGAACAGGCGTAGCAACCATAGTTTACAACTCCCCAAAAATGGTAATTAGCTACTTCATGTCAGGTAGGTTGGGTTGAGCTGGCGAAATCCAACGCGATCAATGCTGCATAGATGCGCTGTTGGGTTTCGTGCCTTAACCCAACCTACTAAATACTTGTATCGCTTTAGATCGCATAGGTTTGTTTGACTTGGCTGAGACGAACGGCGAAGGTTAATGCTGCCAATAAATCTTCCGGTTCTAAATCATCATAATCGGCTAATACTTCAGCATGAGTCATTCCAGATGCGAGTAACTCTAGAAGAAACTCAACTGGATATCGCAGACCGCGAATACAGGGTTTCCCATGGCATAGTTGCGGATCGATCGTGATCCGTTGCAGGAGTAAATCAGCGTTGGGAACAGACATGACGATCGCCCCCACGGGCATAAAACGACTATGACTATTGTTGCGACTTTGATGGGAACGGGGCAAGCTGATCGCCCCCTGCGCTCTTACAAGAAATTGAGGGGATCAACGTCGATCGTGAGGCTGACACCGGGCAAGCAAGCCGATCGCACCTCCAGCAAATTGGCCGGGCGATCGCCCTCGGGGGGAATGCGGATCAGCACTTGCCAGCGGAATCGGTTGGCAATGCGTCCCACCTGGGCCCGCTCTGGCCCCAACAGATCGAAAGCGCGATCGCCCCGGGCCGTTTCCAGTAGCGCCGCCACCTGCTCGGCACTGCGCCCCACCGCCGCCTCGTCGGGGCCACTCAGCCGCAACAGGATTAGTTGCCCCACGGGTGGATAGTTGAGCGCCGATCGCATCTCCCGTTCCTGTTCCAAAAAGTTGGGATAGTCGTAATTGGCCACCGCCCCGATCGCCGGGTGTTCTGGGCTGTAGGTTTGCAAAATCACCCGCCCCGGTTCCTCGCCGCGCCCGGCCCGGCCCGCCACCTGCAACAGGGTTTGCACCGCCCGCTCGCCGGCCCGCACATCCGAGAGATTCAGCAACCCATCGGCGGCGATCGCCCCCACCAGCGTCACCTGTGGCAAATCGATCCCCTTGGTTAGCATCTGCGTGCCCACCAACAAATCCGCCTCGCCTCGGGCAAAGCGATCGAGCAAAATCCGGTGGGCATCCTTGGTGCGGGTCGTGTCGCTGTCGTAGCGCAAAATTCGCAGGTCGGGCCATTGCCGCTCCAGTTCCCGCACCACCCGCTGCGTGCCGCTGCCGAAATGTTTCAGGTAGGGCGACCCACAGGCGGGACAGGCGGGCGGGTGCAGTTGCCCAAAGCCGCAAAAGTGGCAGCGCAACAGGGGTTGAGCTGTTTCCCGTTGGTGGTGAAACGACAGGGACACATCGCAGTGGGGGCACATCATCACATGGCCGCAACTGCGACAGGATACGAAGGTGCTGTGGCCCCGCCGCTGCACAAATAGGATCGCTTGGCGACCGGCGGCGATCGCCTCGGTAATCGCCCCTTGGAGCGATCGGCTAAAGATCGATCGATTGCCGTCGCGCAACTCCTGGCGCATATCCAGCACCTCGACCGGCGGTAGGGGGCGACCATGCACCCGATCGGGCAGGGACACATAGACCGGTTGGCTCGTCCAGGTTTCCAGGGAGGGCGTGGCGGAACCCAACACCAACGGGCAACCGACTAGGCGCGATCGCCACTGGGCCACCTGTCGCGCGTGGTAGCAAGGAGCCGGGGAATCTTGCTTGAAGCTGGGATCATGCTCCTCATCCAGCAAAATCATCCCCAAATTCGGCAGGGGCGCAAAAATTGCCGATCGCGTGCCAATCACCACTTGGGGCGCGCCATCTAACATCTGTCGCCAAGTGTCGTAACGCTCCCCGTCCGAGAGGCCGCTGTGGTAAACGCAAACCTGAGCGCCGAACCGGGCCCGAAAGCGATCGGTCAGTTGCGGCGTGAGGCCGATTTCCGGCACGAGCACCAACGCCGACTGGCCCCGCGCCAACACCGGGGCGATCGCCTGGAGATAAACCTCCGTTTTGCCGGAACCCGTCACCCCATGCAGCAGGGCCGTTTGGCCCGGTTCCAGACCGTGGATCGTTTCCAAGGCAGCGGCTTGTGCCGGGGTCAGGGTTTTGGGGCGATCGCGCTGGCCCGAGTCGTGGCGATCGCCGCGCAAAATTTCCCGCGCCTCCAGCAGCAACCAGCCCTTCTCTTCGAGCGATCGCAACGTGCCGCTACTGGTGCGCCCCAGGGTAATCAACTCCTGAGCCAGCAGCTCCCCGCCGCGCCGCTGCAAAATGCCGACGATTTCCCGTTGGCGCGGAGTCAGCGGTTCCCCTTCGCCAATCAGGATTGCCATCTGTTGGCGCTTGGGCTTGGGGGCGCTGGGCGATTCCAAATAACTGACGAGCCAGCCGCGCCGCACCAAGTCCCGCAAGCCCCGATCGCCCCCGGGAAATTTCTGTTGCAAAAAACGCCAACTGTAGTCGCGCCCCGATTGCGATCGCAGCCATTGCCACAACCGCAGGGCGATCGGACTCAGCAGGGTTTCCGCCACGCCTGCCGCCGCCGCAGCCGGTAATGGGTCTGCCAGTCGCACCCGCCGCGATGCCCGCCCCAACACTCCCGGCGGCAGGGCCACCCGCGCCACCTGAATCAGCGACGCGCAATAGTAATCGGCCACCTGCGCCAACAGTTGCCAATAGTCCGGGGCAAACAGGCCGCTGGCCACGACTCCTTCGACTTCCCGCAGCCGATTGGGGTCGATCGCCTCGGGCAACTGCTGCCAACAACGCAGGGCGATCGCCCCCACCGATCGCCCCCCAAAGGGCACGGTCAGCACATCCCCCGGCCCGATCGCCTGGTCTGCCCCGATCGCGTAGGTGTAGGCCTCGGTCACGCCGGGACAGTCCACCAACACTTCCACATAGCCCGCGGCCGCCGACAACTCGGGCAAGGCCGGCGCGATCGGCGTTTCTCGTAATTCGGTTTCGAGCATCTGCCTCACCGCTCGATCGAACCCCTACCCTACTCGATCGGCGCGATCGACCAAAAGTTATGCAAGAGGGTAGCCAGATCGAGTAAGTCTAATCGACTCAAGTAAGCCCAATTGACAATGCATGTCTCTGAC is drawn from Limnothrix sp. FACHB-406 and contains these coding sequences:
- a CDS encoding Uma2 family endonuclease, with the translated sequence MVATPVQPISSPPKQTEDDYFALDTRSEQRHDYDRGMITPMTGGTPNHNRIIVNLAVILKMGLKRQPYDVFSSDQRLWIPEADRYTYPDVMVTRDPLELKPGRKDTVMNPILLAEVLSKSTEDYDIGDKFSAYRTIPGFGEYLAISQSWPKVTHYVKQDRGWLLNDVIGLEATLKLESIALEIALADLYDKVEFSE
- a CDS encoding DUF433 domain-containing protein yields the protein MSVPNADLLLQRITIDPQLCHGKPCIRGLRYPVEFLLELLASGMTHAEVLADYDDLEPEDLLAALTFAVRLSQVKQTYAI
- the priA gene encoding primosomal protein N', whose protein sequence is MLETELRETPIAPALPELSAAAGYVEVLVDCPGVTEAYTYAIGADQAIGPGDVLTVPFGGRSVGAIALRCWQQLPEAIDPNRLREVEGVVASGLFAPDYWQLLAQVADYYCASLIQVARVALPPGVLGRASRRVRLADPLPAAAAAGVAETLLSPIALRLWQWLRSQSGRDYSWRFLQQKFPGGDRGLRDLVRRGWLVSYLESPSAPKPKRQQMAILIGEGEPLTPRQREIVGILQRRGGELLAQELITLGRTSSGTLRSLEEKGWLLLEAREILRGDRHDSGQRDRPKTLTPAQAAALETIHGLEPGQTALLHGVTGSGKTEVYLQAIAPVLARGQSALVLVPEIGLTPQLTDRFRARFGAQVCVYHSGLSDGERYDTWRQMLDGAPQVVIGTRSAIFAPLPNLGMILLDEEHDPSFKQDSPAPCYHARQVAQWRSRLVGCPLVLGSATPSLETWTSQPVYVSLPDRVHGRPLPPVEVLDMRQELRDGNRSIFSRSLQGAITEAIAAGRQAILFVQRRGHSTFVSCRSCGHVMMCPHCDVSLSFHHQRETAQPLLRCHFCGFGQLHPPACPACGSPYLKHFGSGTQRVVRELERQWPDLRILRYDSDTTRTKDAHRILLDRFARGEADLLVGTQMLTKGIDLPQVTLVGAIAADGLLNLSDVRAGERAVQTLLQVAGRAGRGEEPGRVILQTYSPEHPAIGAVANYDYPNFLEQEREMRSALNYPPVGQLILLRLSGPDEAAVGRSAEQVAALLETARGDRAFDLLGPERAQVGRIANRFRWQVLIRIPPEGDRPANLLEVRSACLPGVSLTIDVDPLNFL